The genome window atagggaaaaaaagttagTTTGAATAATACTTAAGAATTACAAGGAATGCTTGATGCCAATGAAGCACAAAACTAGGCAGGTGATTAAAACACACCTGCATTTTGACTTGTCATGAGATGTTAAAAGAGAATTCCACTAAACAATAGATTTTCCACCAGTTGTTTGGAGGGaaaatacaagaagaaaaaagcgACACATCTAGTGCCACAAAGACAGTCTTCATGAACTATAACAAGACCATGACGCTTTTCACTAACGGTTCACAAGACGCTTTATTCTCAACTCTTATATTTGACTCTTGTCTCATGAAAAGATACCTCCTTATACATCTTCATGTGAAAATGTTTACTTCTTACCTGGACCTTTTGAAGAGATACTGGAAGACGTAAAAGGATCAGTGCTTTCAAAAGGGTCAGGCTAAATAAGAACAGATacacacaattatttttctgctggacTGCGCACTTACCTTTTCATCCCTATCAAAATCTCTTGCTTTAAGACAAATAATTTCCAATTTCAGACCACTCTATTCAGCAGACAGAGTAGGATAAAATCAACTGATTATATGAAATGTACGTTATTAGTCTATTTGGCTACTGATAGCCTTGAACACAACACCAGTTACCTACCAGTGAGAAGAGCATCCTGCTGAAATATATACAACATTAGGTACCCaggcaaaataagaaaatacaccCAGAAGTGTTCAGTCGTTAAGCAACAGAGACAGAATATGCGGGTTATgcatttatattattattaattcagAGAGTCTGTATActacttctttttaaaacagatggTTTTTACAGTTTCTCTTCAGTTTGACAAattaggttttatttaaaagaaatcctATAACAATCCTATAGTGCAAGACGAACTAACTTCCCACTAAATGAAACCGGTCTTGGGTAGCAACACTCAGTGAACTGCGTAAGAGCGAGGAAAATAgtaataacaaaacaaaacaaaaaaaattcatactgccccccaaacaaacacacacatgtaCATCGGGATAGCTTAGAACTGTGACTATGGCTCTAACAAGTGTGTTCTGTGCAGTCCCTATTGAatacatgagaaaaaataaaagcttcagCATCTGCTGAGGGTTTAGGAATCCTTTAGCCAGAGCAGTTCCTCCATCTCATTTACTATCACAAATCTACGGAATGGAGGGAATGGTGGGaatgcctggctgctgctggcttgaAATTCccaacagagagaaaaaatagcCAGCTACCAATACCTTCATGATGAACGTTCCATTATCACGGAACCAGAAAGAACACTGCTGATTGCCTTAACAATCCATACTTACATTTTAAGACTACAATTAATAATATTTCATCAGttagaaaaaaagtatttggtGTGACTTCACTCCTTTTAGCTTTCAGACAATAAGTCTGTCAATAGTAAAGAAAACTATTAAGTGTAGATTTAAAAATGACTGACCTTTGAGGGTAAAGTGGGGGTTTTTGTGAATGGATCGGAGGTAAATGGATCACTCTTCACCTGTTTCTTGAATAAATCCTCAGGGGCAGAACTACGAAATGGGTCACTTTCCTTAAATGGATCTCCTCCAAAGGGATCTAGAAGGAACATTAAAAGGTAAACAGAATGTAGCACAAGTGCATCTATAAGGAACATTCTATATTTGACCTCATACTCCCTCGTACCATTTTTCCTAAACAAACATACAGTGTTTTGGTAAATCTGATAAGACTTCCAGGGACCACTCTACCGAGGGTATTTACTAAGTTTGAACAAGTAGATGCTTATATGAAGCTTTCAGACTCAATAGTTACACACTTCTCATTAAACATATTGATTCTGAATGCACACCCTGCTGAGTTTCTATGTTCCCACATACAAACCAAAAGTGTGAAGACAGGGAAACCTTTATGCTTTCTTCATGTTTgttaatatttgtgtttggCTACAAATTGTTTATATCTGTACTGTCATTAAAAAGGGCTATtacctgctggagcaggtggttGTTCTGCAAAAGGATCATGCTGGAATGGGTCACCTAagtagaagagaaaaacaatttgttttaTCGACTAATTAGCAAGATGCTAAAAGTTTGcgaaaatataatttattcaaCAATTGGACTTCAAGGTCTTAGATAAGCACTTAGATGTCACTTACTGCCTTTGAAGGGGTCTGCTCCCTTAAATGGATCAGATTTGAAAGGATCTTCTGACTGGAATGGGTCTGTATGCAATTCTTGTGTATTATTGGTAAACATTAAGGCTTTATTCTTAAATGGATCATCCTAAAAATATAAGAGGAGAAACTTCACAGCGGCTTGTCATGATAAAAACGTCCAGTTACCCATTTAGCAGAAATTGTATGCTATCTTGGATCTTGTTTAACCTTTAGTCTTGAAAATTACTTCCTATAGAACTTCCTGAATATGTGACTTCCAAGTAGAAGTAACTATACAGCAGAATGAAACGTGTATCCCAAGGCTACACGGAACCAAAAGATAACAGTACATATAGCAATTAAATGTTAAACTGTTGctaatattaatatattcaactctcaaacatttaaataacaaaagcaaagtAACCCCAAACATCACACTACCCAAAAATTCTCCCCCCGCCATTACAGCTCAGCTTCAGGTAAGACActtatttaaaaggaaaggatACATCAATAATCTGTGGACTACAACTACAACAAATTACTACTGAGTAGTCAGATACTAGATTGCTTCTTGTTATCTCATCTTTGAGCTTAAAGCTCCAAATAGTGATTTCCCATGATAAAGCACTTCATGTAGGAAGAGTCACCCCAACATTTTGATGACAAGAGGTTTCTCAGCAGAGGCCACATCTACATTTGTCAAGTTGCAGAAAATACCCTGCGTATGAACAAGCAGCAAGCTGAAGTTATGAAACCTCTTCATAACATTCATTTCCACGATATCCCTGGCTTAGGTCTGGTTTGGAGGTCTCTGATGAAGCGCCAAGAGCAGACAACTCCTGCACAGCAGAATTCCAGGGACAACGAGAGCCATTCCAACCCACCATAAGGAATATCCAAAAACAACTACCCACTTACACTGCCCCCAACACCAGAAAGAGACAGGATTTCTTTCATCCCTTTACAAGACGTAAATGAAAACATCCCTATTAATACTTCTCAGAATAGGGGGAGGGAggtggagagagaaggaagaggaaggccgaattgagaaacaggaaaatggcACAAcggtttaaaaaaaattgctatgAACATAGACTGGTGTTTTCTGCCAGTAAGTGGCTCCTAGGTTTTGCCAGTAAGTGAAATATCAGGaaattttcactggaaattaaATCTATTTATGCAAGCACAGAAACTAAGCACTAAAGTGTTTTAAGACCTTTAAGTACATGTTTCTCAATGTACTGGCTTTTTTTTATCTACACTGCTCTTCTTTTGAGCAGTTTGTTTTTACTGATCAAGCGTAAAGTactgcagaaaggcagcaaCGGCTGGTAAATATTTACTAACACATTATATATTTAACTTCATACTAAACACATAACAAATACTGTGCTTACAAGGGTAAACATGTTTTCATAATGAGGAAGGGCCATGTAGATGTGCAAGCAGAATCAAGCAAGTATGAAACTTCTATCTTGTCTTAAGACAAGAAACAGGcttaagaaacaaaagaaaattcttgtgATTTAGAGGATTATTGAATACCCAAATCGACATTAGATATTCAAAAGAAATTGacttgaaaaatgttaaagaatGTGAAAGATTTCatgatttgggaaaaaatgctgattaaataaaaacgtaataaaaaaagaaaataaaaaaaaaaagaagagaaataagatGTTGGAATTATTTAAGCAAAAGAGAACCATCCTTTTGGAAAGGGAACATAAGATATGTAATAAATATATCTCACTATAAAGTAGAAATTTTTAGAGCTTCTTCTGGAAATAAGAAGGAAATACACGATAAAGGGAAATTTACAGCATGAGAGGATTTCGCCTTGGTAAACTGGacaacacacaagaaaaaacagaacacCTGAGCTGGAAACAAAGCCCCATCTCTGTCCTGAGACTGAACATGTGGAAGGTTACAAATCCGCAAGAGCATGGGACAAATACCGACTAAACAATACTTCAGATTAGGTGCAAGTCAGAAGCTTCATTAGTGTAAAATATactaaacagtatttttttttaccacagcTCCATAATTGCTTCTTTCTGTCTGCCCAAGGCCTTCACTCATGTCTGCTAAATTTGTCAGACTCCCACCATGAATCCCATTGAGAGCTTCATTGTATTCTTCAATGCTTTTATTCACTTCTCGATGGCTCTCTTGCAGCTGAGAGAGTTTACTTCTTgcctgagaaggaaaaatgctttagCATATTACACACTCAGCAACACTGTCATTCTTATAGTCTCCTTAAAAACTGGTGCCTGACAGTTGCATTTTATCCCCACCAGAATTGAATGCTTCCTAACTTAGACCAGGAATTAACCTACTAAACACGAGCTATGAAGGCTTATTTCAGGAACCAGgactttttcctcctctgaaaaataatttttcaactCAGCATTTCAAGAAGTAAAAAATTCTATAAAGTATAACCAGTGAATACCTGGTTTATTTCTTCCTGGGTTGATTTTAAAGATTTGATTATTGTTTCAAGCTGcacttttccagcctggataCTCTGCTCTAGCTGAGTCTCCTCTTGCTGGAGGCgattcagctctgcttttgctcTATTAAGGTCATCTTCCTGTAGTTTTAAATCTGATTCCTGAGACTGAATCTGCATTTTTAGCGATGAAATCTGGAACAACATAgtagaaaaatcagaaagaaatctgGAATAAATGGGGCATACTAAACTGAATTTATAGTAAGTAACAGAAAGTGGTAAAGCAACCTATCAACTactaaggaaaatatttagaactTATTATGAAGAAATGCATGCTGCTTCTGATGTTACACAAAATCCTTGATAAAACACCTTCAATAAGACCAAGAATGAGTTActattttaaatcacagaaatacTCCACTACTCATAAAGGTAATCAAAAGCTGTTTCCTAGATGTTCACCTTCAGAACTTGGTTCCATTCAAATATTTATCAAGTAGTTTGAGCTTGATTTTTAACTCTGTTAAGAGTTAAAATTACAGAGTTGCTTATAACCTTCCTTATACACTTTCTTACATGACTTCCTTACACAGTAAGTTTCTACCTTAATGTAACATCCATTTCCATTGGCAATTGCATCCACCTGAAAACTCAATCCTGATAACACTCAGTGTGATCAAAACCAGCACCACTGCCATGGACAGTCTCATGGGTTAGGACTACTGACTTTCAACTGCCCTATGAGGCTGAATCAATGTTTCATATATTCTCAGAACAACAACAGTTCCTGTAGAAAGAGAACCCTGGAGATCATCGGGTTCAACCTTTCATTTATGACCTTTATGAAAGGTATTGAGGATAGCAAAATCCTTTCTTGGACCTCTATATTATGTGTGGAAATTACTGCTCATGGTAAAAAccaagcaagcaagcaagcttATTCattaaacaaatataatttcCCTCAACAGAAGACATATTACTCTTGAGCAGGTCCAGAATTAACATACACTTACCACCTGTGTTTCTTCCTGGCATTTCTGCCTTACATCATTCAGCATATCTTTCAGTTTGGCTTTCTGCTGGTCCATCTCATCCAGGCGGTCTTGGGCATCCTGTTTTTGAGCTTCCAGCTCTTGCAGGCTACTTGTTTCCCTGTCTAAATCATTTTGCAGTTCCTGAAGAAAATTCCGCAACTTGTAACCCACATTTAGCTGTTGTCTTAAGGAAGGATCAGCCACAGACAAAGAGCTTGGCAAAATTCAGACTATTTTCTACAACATATAGGCTACACCCTACATTGGcctgttttgtttctgcaggaaCTTGTGTAAGACATCAGGAAATAAATCACTGCTcacaagaaggaaaagggagagcaCATGGTATTGAGCCATCCCAATTATCAAAACCAATACTTTCCAAACAATTTCCTAAATTACAGTGTTAACTAAAGACTAACCAAGAAGATATTTCAAACTGTTCACATATACTATGCTTATATTAGCCAGCATCAGATGAAAACATCTCTGATGGagaacagtaaaataaattctttcttgCCAGTCAGAGGAAAATCCCAAGAAAGAATGACAGAAAGAACGATAGAATGATGGAAAAAATGCTAAATTGCCATTTGTTATTTAGACAAACATGAAAACTACTGAtgataaacagaatttttaccTGAACTTCATTGGTTTTCTGTCTGATtgattcttccttttcccttatGTCCTGCtccagagaatatttttctctgtcagaTAAACAAGCACATGTATTTGTGATTAGTTAAAAAATACCACACAtggaaaaatcaattaaatattATTCTGGAAACACCACGCAGACAAATGCAAGCCTGCGTTCTCATGTATTctttaaaggagaaaaggtgCATATGTAtcaattattctttaaaaaaataccatccGTGCCCATCATCAATCTTCCAAATCCCCCTGATAGGCCTATATGGTATCACTAGGAAATTCATCACCAATTACAGCAACAAATAATGACAAAAtgactaaagaaaataaaagtaactgACACATTAATACTATAGACTTATTTTGTTATTCTACATCAAGATTTTGTTAACAGTCCACAACTATTACCTCTGCAGCTGTGCAATTTCTTGACTAATATCATCCAGTTCCTTCACCCCTGTAAATTCTCCTGATCCAACCGAACTTGCACTATCCTGTTAAGAATGAAACAATCTATTAAAACGTCAAGTTGTAAAAGAAGTGCCTCCTTTAACAAAGGCTGAGGACAGAGGTGGGATACAAAATCCTTACCATTTGCATTTGCAAAATTCTATGAGAGACATCAAATTATTCTGTAACAAGCAAGGAACGTGACACACAATTCTACCCCTgagaaaggagaatttttaaTATGGCTGTTTAACAGACAGGACAGTTGAATACACAGCATCAAAAGGATAGGCACAATGCCAACAAGGAAATTGCAGGTTATGGtagaattaaaattcaaaaccTAAAACTCAGTTCTGCTATAGTCAATTGTAAAGTTTACAGGGGACTTAATGAAAGCAGATTGTAATTCCAGTCTTCTAGAGCTCTGCCACAAATTAATGGCAATTTCTGCAATTACACCCCATTTCCTGTAGGTTGTTTCTATGTTCATTCGAGTGTAGATCAGGGACAATACAGAGGCCATTCCCTGCCTTCTAGATAAGGCAACCACTATCAGAAGTTAAGGAAGGATGTCAGCATTAGgtaaaaaattgtttcttattATAAAAAGGATTGCCCTTTGTAAAACAAACACTGCAACTGAGCAAAAACTGGCGCACTCTACTCACTGCTAGTATGACAAAGCAGGAAACCTACAACTTTTATacagcattttcaaaagaagaatATAGAGAGTTTTCTTGCTTCACTCACTTTGAGAGTGCTGTGGTAACCACAGAAAGCTTGgctttattaaatattaaaaaacaaacaagaaccCAACCAACAAGTCAAGATCCACAGAGTAAGATGCGACATTTTTGTAGAAACAATGGTGAATATACAGTTTAAATTATGTAATTAAGTCCTCACTTTTGGCAGATCATTGTTTTGGTAATATGCTATTAAGTAATCacaaataacaacaacaattCAGACCAATTCTTCAAGGTAGCAAATCAAAAAACCACTTTTATACTGTCAGGCCAGATACAGATTTGCTGGGAGACCTGTACTGAATGCTggatcacaggatcacagccAGGTGTCACCCAACATGACTACGAAACATATTAAAATGAGCTGCTGCACTGATTAGGATAAGAGTCGCTTAACTAAGCTCACGGTACcgtattttatttttttattttatctgatgCTCAGCTAAGCAcatattaaatagaaaaagaaaattgcaattAACTGAAAATAGTGGGAAGCTTAAAGCCCTCACACCAAGATGTATTTGCTgttcacagctgcagagaactAATCCAGGAATAATTTCAacagccctgagctgcctgtCCCAGGAACTTCCTGCCAGATCAATACATCTCCAGCTGTTGAAGGAAGGAACATCACCAGGTTGGCAGCCAGTGCTGGGCACTTCACATTGCTGTGACATTACCACCACACCAAGAGCAAGTGGCACAGAACTCAAAAGCAAAGgtgtagaaataaaaacttttttgaAGTTGCAAAAAGCATACATTAGAAATGTGCATTCCTTTGGACAATGCAATTACTCACACGCCGCATTTCTGTTAGTGCTGAGATCTCAGTTCCTACAGGGGTCAAGTAACCTGACAGAGTCTAGAGGAAAATGATAGAGGAAAAACCTTAGGAGGATCATAGCAACAGCAATAAttacaatatttatttagagTTCCAAAGGTTTTTGGTTAGGGAAAGtaattaaaagtaaagaaaaacacaatataATTTATAGAAAAGGTGAATGTAGTGACATGACAGAAGTATTTCTTCAATTCCATTTCAGAAATGCACCGATATGCTCTTGAGGAAAGGAACAAAGCAGGGTCAGCAAAGGATCAGATGCTCCAGTAAAGTGGTATTAGCAGTGATGGACACAGGACTGTGGACTGCCATGCTATAAAGGATGAATCCCAGAAACTAAGAAGTCATCACTCCTCATTTAACCATTaaaaaattttatgttttcatggGAGGAATTGGGTGCTGATCATagctggggacaggctgctcAACcatcttttaatattttctgctaCAAGTTCCCTGACTCAACCCTCTGTATTATAAAGGATCATTTTTTAGTCTAGATTTTTTCCAGCATTATTACTTCTTGCTTTATGGAGTActttactgcatttttctttacttaCTGTCTTGGTTGTTAAAAAATTAgctatattttcaaatattaaaagaaatttgtaagcggagataagaaaaaataatggcaaTTCTTTAAtgtaatactaaaaaaaaaaactgtactCAAAGCCCGTAAGTTCAGTGTTATCAACAACAAATTGCTGACTTACCTGGATGGGTGTGTTCCTGTCTGTGGGAGGGATCATATCTGGAGGTAACACTTGTGGAGGATCAATCCCTTTGCTGACCTTCTGCTGAATGAGATACATGGCGAGTGCAAACTGGTCTTTGCTAAGCTTTCCCATCTGTCTTGTGTCTGCCAAAGCCCTGATAAAAATAGATAATACtcacaaacaagaaaatcttatttctgCTCTACCAAAAAGCCTGAATACGTATATACACGTAATTTCTTTTTGGTTCATCCCCGTCAGAGCTTACTTATTCTAGTTAGATTTCCATAAACAGTGCAGTATTTTATTACACATACTTAACTGAATAGAGCAGCGTTAgtctgagaaaatatttagagcACTAGAACTTCAAAAGACAGTCACAATTAACAGACTGAACTACTGCCCCTACCCCCAAAAAAGCAAAGggagtatttatttttcccttaattttccACATAGCCCACATATTGCAGTATGTGGATGTCGCCCTGACTCTCAGCCttcaatattgtttttctacaagttctagccactttcccaggaaagtaactataaacataagtgtttatacattccattaaagatatgccttttgatggacgtcTCTCAGCgttaacctgactatccaatcctTAGTCGTAGTCGGAAACCTATAAATattgaaagaacagaaaaacaactctttctttcaccacacctcaagcTGCGTCCGTGTGACTCATTTCACGTCCAACAGTGACATATGGACAAGTCAAagaaattggggttttttgtttctggcattttttaatgttaggATCACATTCTGAATCTGAGTTCCCAGATCAGCACATTACAAAAACATAGCTAGTACGGAATTCTTACCATATATGCGCTAGGAGATTCTGAGACAGACCTGAATGCATAAAAATGTCCTTTACTTCTTGGCCACTCACAAACCCATCCATGTCTGTgtctgtttttaagaaaatttcatCATATCGCAGTTTTTCAGACATTGGTACCACCCAATTCACAGCtggctgcaaaacaaaatttggtATTTCAGAAGAACAGAAGCAGTCTTTATGAACACACTCAGTTCATACGACATtatccagagctggatgtgctGAACATCTTGTATGCTCCAGTCTAACCGGTAAATAAGTATTTTCACTGCATGTTTTAACTTCACACTTTTTATTGGAATAAAAACACTGATAAACAGCTATTCACCAGTTGAAAAGCATTAATTCTTTGGAAATACAGACCAAAACAGGCATATAAAGTCCTCATGCTAATAGCAGGAGACTTAGAAGTAGATTTCTTTAGTATTAAAGCAGATACACAAGAAAAACCTTTCCGTGGTTTCACTGTctacaaaaagtgaaaattccCCCTAAGCTTTGCTACCTTGTGGTCACCGATTAAAATTCACCTGATGTTCTTCCAAGTCTTACCATTCTCATTTCACCCTCTCCACCCAAATCTCCCGGACATAAGTGCTCCCATGAGGTAGATATCAAaaagtagatttatttttcctacagcttacaaatacacaaaactgcaaaaataagaaagaaagaagtgcACCCGTACTTGTTTGATGCTGTGCTTGGGAGACAAGCTCCCTACACTGTTCGGACTGTTGCCACTGCCATGGGATGGTGTGGAATGGAGGTTGTCTTTTGGTGGAGGACTTGCAGGTAGAACAGGAACTGCACCAGGAAAGACCGGTGTCTTCTTTCTTTTAGAAGGTGGTATGAGAGAAGGGGGCAATTGTGAAGGAACTGACTCTTTCTCAAGAGCTCTATAAACCAAATGCATTGCCTGCGAAGGCAAAAAGGTCAGATAACATTCACAATTATTAGATAAAGCAACAAGATCTTCCTGTGTCAGTCATTTACATATTAGTAAAACAAAGACAGTAACACTAGAGATGCACACCAGAGcaattaattttgaatgtaATTCCAACAAGTTTAATCTTGACAGTCAAGAGTCAGTAGACGGATTTGAGGAAGGTCATTTAATAGCTGATGTGAACAATTTAGATTAGAACAGTCGTCTGTAGCACAGAAAGCCGCAAAGCTCTTGAGAAAGAAATGAGCTATTTGCTTTGACAGACAGACTAAGCAGTGAATTGAGAATTTAAAGCAACCTACCACAGCAAATTCATCCTTGTCCAGGTGACCATCTTTATCAATATCACTGAGATCCCAGACCTACAGCAATTAAGATTATAAAAAATGATTTGCAGATCAAGTTACATTTTACGTATTCATTGTATTAACATGCCCTCTAAAGACTCCTCACAGATTTTGGTAGGAAATCATATTAGCTATATTACCTATCTAAACATTCTCTGATGAAACAGACTGGATTAGAGTTATCCGGCCACACGAATCAACACTGGCTCTAACAAATTCTGGCTGCAACACAGGcatgtttttttcatctttctaaGATGCAATTACAGAGTCATCAAACTAAGTAAAAGCATTGAGAGATGGCTTTCAGAACTGCCCAGAGGGGGTGGGCTAGCAGATCATTCAAATTCCTTATAAGAAAGTCCAATAAAAAAGTCAATACATCTCTAACACCTATTCCAGTCCTAGATGATCAGGGTTTTCTACTAAAAACTAAAAGTATGTGCAGCTCCCTCTGGCCCCCTCAATTTCCTGTTGGAGAGAATTTAAGCATTtatcaattaaattaaatgaaattaaatcaattaaattcAGGTCAGGCACAGTCAATGAAACTTGAAGAAGATCTAGGGGGATACAAAACTTTGTGAACTCTAACATAGCACTGTTTAATCATGAATATGACCCGGAGACAGTAGAGTGCACAAAAAGCCAAGATTTGAGGCTCAATTGTAAGAACTCTGCTTTATCACTGGACTCTTGACAAATTTAAGATCCTTGATTAGTCCTCTGTCCATTTCATCAGTGCCTTATCTTGTCCACAAACTTTTCTGGAACAGGCAAAAGCTTCCTGAATTTCTACTGTGACAATAACAAGataaaacccaaaccctttCAAGACTTCACAATACTCAAGtaccaaattaaaacaaatcatACTTAGATTTTGTAGATAATACAGAGCAAGAGGCACTTCTTCCTGAAGAGATTCATGTAACGCAGCTAGAGCTTTTACAAAGAATGTACTCATTCTCAGAAATATCAATATGCAAAGCATTAAAGAACACGTTTTTAAGGAACGCAGGAAAATACTTTAAGGTCCGATTCCCTTTCAAATATACAATGGATGCACTAAACTCAGATCTTGGAAGTATTTATAAAtacacatgaaagaaaaaacaacttgtCAATTTGTACTACAAACAAAGGAGGATGTTTTAAGGTATTCTCCTGTACAAACAGGGGATGGATTTAATGGTATGTCTAATAATTCATATTTGTAAAAATGACAAGACAGAATAATCGAATGCTATAACAGCTGTTATGGTTCAGGAAAgctgtttcttgtttttaaacaacCAAAATCAAATTTCCAGCTCTTAAATAAATAGAGAGATAATGAGGCCAATCTACTCTAGGGCCAAAATTACTACTCTTACTCTCATTTCTAAATGAAAGAGTTTGGAGTCTTAACGTTCCTGCTTTATAGCATGCACATGATGCAAAATCTCAAAAGCCAAAAGCCGATCTCTGCtgataaattacatttttaacaCTGTAACTACGAGAAGCTAAATAGAGTCTAGCTAAATCTAAACAACTTACCCTTCCGAGGATATCAAGAGGTAGCTTTGAATTCATCAGTACTGGTTTTACTTTGTCTCCTGAAAGTAAACCATTTACTGGCAAAAGGCTTTCAAAAATACCAtcaaactttgctttttcttccaccTAGTTGGTAAGAAATAATCTGAATAAGTAAAAAAGTGTGTCTGCGTGAGTAATGAAAATGAGATCTTGCAAGAAAGTCAGACTGGTCAGTAACATGGATTCATCCtaaatttcaaagctttcttGCAAGTGCCACTGCACTGTATTTAACTGCAAACCCATAGAGAAAGCTTTGAAGCTCTCTCAGCTTTGATAGCTGAGAGATTTTACCATGCAGCAGACAAGGCACTCTTCTGTTTTAAAGCTACTTCAgtaaaggtaaagcta of Parus major isolate Abel chromosome 28, Parus_major1.1, whole genome shotgun sequence contains these proteins:
- the EPS15L1 gene encoding epidermal growth factor receptor substrate 15-like 1 isoform X5, which gives rise to MAALIPLSQQFSTGNPIYETYYKQVDPTYTGRVGASEAALFLKKSGLSDIILGKIWDLADPEGKGYLDKQGFYVALRLVACAQNGHDVNLSSLNLTVPPPKFHDTSSPLLITPPSTETHWAVRVEEKAKFDGIFESLLPVNGLLSGDKVKPVLMNSKLPLDILGRVWDLSDIDKDGHLDKDEFAVAMHLVYRALEKESVPSQLPPSLIPPSKRKKTPVFPGAVPVLPASPPPKDNLHSTPSHGSGNSPNSVGSLSPKHSIKQPAVNWVVPMSEKLRYDEIFLKTDTDMDGFVSGQEVKDIFMHSGLSQNLLAHIWALADTRQMGKLSKDQFALAMYLIQQKVSKGIDPPQVLPPDMIPPTDRNTPIQTLSGYLTPVGTEISALTEMRRDSASSVGSGEFTGVKELDDISQEIAQLQREKYSLEQDIREKEESIRQKTNEVQELQNDLDRETSSLQELEAQKQDAQDRLDEMDQQKAKLKDMLNDVRQKCQEETQVISSLKMQIQSQESDLKLQEDDLNRAKAELNRLQQEETQLEQSIQAGKVQLETIIKSLKSTQEEINQARSKLSQLQESHREVNKSIEEYNEALNGIHGGSLTNLADMSEGLGQTERSNYGAVDDPFKNKALMFTNNTQELHTDPFQSEDPFKSDPFKGADPFKGSDPFQHDPFAEQPPAPADPFGGDPFKESDPFRSSAPEDLFKKQVKSDPFTSDPFTKTPTLPSKPDPFESTDPFTSSSISSKGPDPFGALDPFGSGAFSGGEGFADFSQMSKSIASDPFASSFGGAGFTDDPFKSKSDTPALPPKKNVPPRPKPPSGRYDVVSKSTKLSVNWTATLQTGKQVMRECYDRSIKSHAAGKNRGKPAVFSK